A window of Toxotes jaculatrix isolate fToxJac2 chromosome 11, fToxJac2.pri, whole genome shotgun sequence genomic DNA:
GAGTCAGCGACGACGACCACAGTGTCAGAGGTAGCAGCTGGACGACGTTGTTTAACAGGGTGGCAGTTATATAGCTAACTACATAAACTTAGCTAGCCTGTTAGCTCAAACGTATTAGCCAGATTTTGACTTGCCaaataattttctttcattctctggGAGCTCACTGCGGGCTTGTGGGTTGAATTTTAAAAGCTGTCTTCCTTGTAGGCCAGTTATTCGCTCCAACAGTTAGAAACACGGACACTGAAGTTAGCAGTGAAATAGCATGAAAATAGCATGAAATGGCAAGTTAGACCTAGTTGCTAACTTAGGTAAAGTTAGCAGGGATGGGCATTAGCACACGTTTTGGTTTCTCTTTAACACACAGTAATGCAGAGGATTAATGCTGGCTGGTCTCCTAACGCAGCTAGTTCCTTAACCATCGAGGGCTGTCAGATACTAGTTATGACGAACCCGAAAAAAAGGCTAATGAATATGATTGCATAATGATTGCTGAGATATTAGTAAATTATATCTTTAAAGCGGCTAGTTACGTGGCACCATTTACACAAAGGTCGACAGGGAATAAACTTGTTAAACTCATTAGATACatcctttaaagaaaaaaaatcagatttacGTTTTACTGCTGCTAGTGATCATTCTTGTGGAAAACAGACGGATGCATTAGAGAAGTATTGAGAGATCAGCTGTCAGGGCCAAACAGACAGACTTTCAGTTTGCTCCTTGAAtcttttatctctttatctAAATATGCTCAGCTACAGGTACATAAATATAGCTGACATTTCTAATAAGGTCAGAGAAAATGCTGTAAAAACATCAGGATTGGCGCTATCAGTGAGGTGTATCCATTCATTACCCAGGGTTGCATTAATGGGGTCAAAGTCATAGTTCAGACTATAAAATAGTGCAGGTCGGTAGGCTATATGTATGAATCAGGAAAACAATGATGAATGGAAGTGACATGTTGGAATCTAATTTTACCGGTTGATAAGCTGTTTTACGTATAAGAGAAGAGGAGACTGTAGAATTAGTCTTTGCTTTCATAGCATTACACCTTGCTGCAGATAGAAATGGTAGTACAGTGTGTCAGCACGTCTGCtgtagtgtctgtgtgtcttacATAGTTCCAGTGTTTACTTGGGAAAGATTTGACATCTGATTCCATTGGCTCTGCTCAGCTGGATCCATGCAGTTTCTGGGGCGCTGAGCTCGAGTTTTGGATATTATGCTTATGCTTGCAATGCCACAATGTATTTTGTtaagtaacatttaaaaaacaaacaaaaaaatgcccAGCTCTTATTATCACTGTGTTTTGTCTTATCAGTAGCTTCCTCAAGCCAGTGTGTGACCGGGTggtatatttgtgtatttacagGCCAATCTTGTGTGCCAAGGAGTAAACAACCAGAGCTACATCTGTGAGTTGGGTCATTGCTGCGGAGAGACACAGTGCTGCAGCTACTACTATGAACTGTGGTGTAAGTTACCCAGCTCAACTTTATCCTTTCTTAGTGAATTTGAATGGTTCCTTCTCATGACATTTATAAAGTGATATGAAGCAGGAATACAAAGAACTAAAGAAACTAAAAACTAATGCACAGACATTTGTGCATAAATCCATACCATACTGGTTCATACGCTTCATGTTTGCTAAATTTTTTATGCCATCTAACAAACAGTAGCAGAGCAGATGTTTGATAAAGGTCAGGACAGGTACCAGTTAGGCGAGTGGAACCGGGCCCTGAGTCTAATCTGTCACTTACAATCTCCACTTGTTtactgtttgtgctgcagacagacagactgaaaaagaacTTGAGATCCTTCAACCAGTGAAGGGATGTTAATAGTAACCAAGACCGGGTGTCAGGTCTCACTGCTTTTTCAGCACTGACCTACGATGCACCTAAGAAGCTTGGCTTATTTTGtcaaagaaaaaagttgaataaaaatgtgttcaggCCACAGCAAACTAAGGTAtcagaaaatattgttttgtttgtcagtgctGAAGCTCAGATTTTAACAGCTATATAAAAGAAAGACTTTGCCTTCTTACCATTTGTCAGGTTGTGTATTGAAGGTGTTCTGCCACATGTACTGTGGGCTCCCTACAGGGTTCTGGTTGGTGTGGACTCTGATCATTATCctgacatgctgctgtgtgtgtcagcactggCGCTCCAAGCAGCGCTTCCAGCAGCAGCGCCGGCAGAACGAGATCAACCTCATCGCCTACAGAGAGGCCCACAACAACTCTCAGCTACCCCTCTATCTCAGTGAGTAGCTGTGTGGCTGGAACTGTGTCTGGCGTGCTGCTGCCTCTACACATTCCACACATAGTTAGTCTCCACCTCTCAGATACATTACCAGCCACACATCATACATGTTTGTAAATAGAATGGGAAATTACAGACTCTATATGTCTGAATTTGTCAGTCTGTCCACTGAGATGCGGACAAGTAGAACTCACCAATAAAATCTGCTGTTCTAACTGACTGGTGCTGATCCACCTCCTAATACAAGTTTCCCTTGCAAACTCCATGGTCACCACACAAGACtgaagtttttctgttttaatagtCTTAATACAATGCTCAAATGCCCATACGTACAACGGAAGCTTAAAACAACTTCAGTGTAAGGTGTCAGTCTCTGAAAATGTGTTGTGAAGTTCAGCTCAAAAaaatatgaggcttcagcatTTTGAGCACAACAAATCAAGGAGATGTCTCCAAAAGTTATGATCTTTTTAGTACAACATTTCTGCTTTGTCTTGCTAACCCTTTACCAAGGTTCTGCATGGAAGCGCTAAAAAGACAAAGTTTTGAAAATATGCTCTTGATATGTCTAAGCCAGACCTCTGAAGCTGCATATTATCTTCAGCTGAGCTTAAGAAGACATTTTGCTTAGAcaactgtggattttgtcctcTGTGACATTAAAATCACTTTAATTTACTCTCTGTAGCCAGTATGAACAGTAAGGATAATTACAGTGGCCAATAATTCTTTCAACGGTCATTTAACAATTGGTGGAATACCAGGTCTTCATTATTCGCTCAAGATCCTGGTCTTTAGCTGTAGATCCACACATATCACTGCTGTCTTTGTGCTTAACAGGTTTGgcatatatttatttcatcattaaAAAGGTTTGAAGGTGAAATATTTTTATGCTGTAGAGTTAGTAAGGGTGGCAGGGCTGATGGTGGTGTAACAGTAGAActtcatattctttttttcgTCAGTCATAAAGTAATGTAAAGTTACAttcattgtaatttttttccttttttatatttacattttaaaagattatcagttaattaaaattaaaaacattttcactgccAAAGCAGAAGACAAGGACATGCAGTGTAACTGTGGTTTGCTGCAGTTCCTGACTGACTGCTAAGAGGTGCCTCTGACTTTTTAATGAGATGGAGTTACACAAGTTTGCTGAACGCTCGTGAGGGGCTGTGCAGATTGTAACGCACCTCCTTGCTATGTAAGGAGGAGTGTCAGCATGATTTTCTGTGCTCACTGTGGGAGTCCTGTTGATGAACACTGCAGCATGAAGCTGTTGTCTGGTGTCTGTCTGCTTTAACTCGCTGGACTGGATAAAGTTTGGTATTACTGATAAGCATGTCACAACAGTATTTGCACATCTCAGGATATCTGTCCCACCTGAGCAGGTGTCTCCAGCAGCTGCACTAATGTTAGCTAGTGTGAACAACACACCCATTGTGTGGCTAAGGTATGAGTCTATAAAACCAGGAAAAACATTTGTCTTAATTGTTTAGATATTTCCAGCAACATGATGGTTGGATTGGAGTGGTTTTTGTGCCCACCTGATGAgtctaagtccaatattcactctctatTCTCTAACTGTGTCTTTTTGCAGCTAGCAGGTAGTGCACAGCTTTTTCTCAGAGAACAGCTGCATCTCCAAGGCTGATGAGAGAGGAGTTTTCAGGATGGAAAACCCTACACAAAGAGGCTATAAAGCTCTGCAGAGTTGGAGTTATCTCTCTCTGGGTTTATCACCACAAGTGGCCCCTTTTCACTTTACATGTCATTTGGCCCAGTATTAATATTAAAACAGTAATTGGTGCTGCTTTAAACGCTATATAATGTTGTGTTGAGTGAATGGAATGAAGCTTGGTTCCTTCAGTGCTATCACTGGACTAGGAATGAGTGAGACACTGACATACTTGTTGTTTCCATTGTGTTGTTCTCCAGGATTCTTGCCCAGCTCTCTGCTGCCAGCCTATGAAGAGGTCTTTGACCGCCcagccacacctcctcctccctacACCCCTCCCCAGCCAGAACCTGCACCAACAGACCCACCTGAGGAATCTGCGTGCCCTCACATGGCTGTCTCCGTCCCCAGTGATGCAGATGCAGCGCTCCCCGCTACTCCAGAAGCCACGCAGACCCACCTCCACAGTGCTTACAACCCCAACAAGGACTCAACACCGGGCAGGTACCGGCGCTTCACAGGGGATTCTGGGATTGAAGTATGCGATGGTCAGGAACTGTGGGATCAACACGGCTTTatagaaagagaggaagagactgagGAACGGGGGATAGGGCACGTGGAGGACCCATGTGATCGCTGTGATCCTGGTACCTGTGAACACAGTGATCCAGTCATTcatgaaaacacagatgaacacacagagCCTCAGTCTCAGAGGTAATCCAGAATAATGACTTTCAACCTGCAGAAACAGAACTCTGCAGCAGTCACTGATGCAATCTTATACCTTTGGTGCTCAGGGGTTTGGTCTTTTAGTACATGTGTTAAGTTTGTCTGACACCAGTGTGACAGGCCTGGAGACAGAGTAAAGTATTTGAACACTCTCCAAAAATTTGAAGCCAAATCATGTGAAGTGTGGTTTGAAGCAGaaagtgtgttgttgtttttttaatagattaaaaaaaagctttcaagTATTTATGACAGCCAGAAAATCAGTGGTGGTCAAACTCTAGCTACTGTGTTATAAGAGGTATAAGGTTGACAAATGTATATGGTCAGATCACTGAACCCGAGCAGCTATGCTAATCTGATGCTGCAGTCAGTGACAGAACAGTCACAACAGCTCCTTTAGTTAAACGAGGCACTGTGACTCAGAGAAGAGTTAACCAGAGGTTAAAGAGAAGGACAGTGCAAGTGGGCATGAATAGCATAGCTGCTATAACATAATAGCTAGAGCTTGACCAGTACTGATTTTATGGCTGAACTGAGCAGATGATCTCACTTCAACTTACTTTTTCTGTGAATGACAAGCTGCAGTATCATGAGCTGCCTTCAGTCAAAGCCAAAGCCTGCCTGAACCAGCCTCCATCCGGTGTGTGCAGTACAGCAGATTACAGTCCTCCTTCACTAGAACTAACTCATAATATCAGGGTTTATTGTACAATATTCTTGTAGAAAATGACGACAACATGGCTGCTTCATTCAGAAGttcatacagaaaaaaatccagttGTGCTGCAAAGTGTTTGTTTCAGCATACTGTTGATTGTACATTGATCCAGTTCCTCGTGCACAGGATTCCTTTAGTGAGTGATCATTAACCCCTGTGAGTCTCCAGTCGCCTGTCACACTGGTGTTAATGAAAGATTCTGATGCCATAGTGCCATGATGTGTAGCCTTATGTAGCCTTTTAATAGAAATATTTAGTTGAACTTAATCAAAGCTCTGGAGTCTCTTTGACTTAGAGCTGATAGCTGAGTAACCCGTCAGTGTACTCAATAACACATTCATCCTTATTTAATCCATGTacagctgtgtttccttgtAGTTTGCCAAAACGACCTGCACACATTGAATTTGCTTGAATATGCTGTGCACAAACTGTTACCAAACTCTAGAAACATAAATATCTGAACATATCAGCATCAGTATGGTTATCCTGAAAACATTTGTGTAGGAGGGAATTGTTTGTAATTcataagtgtatgtgtgtatacaaaGGGAATGACTGTGGTGCAATTGGACGACACACTCCGTGTATACATGTGTCAGGCTGTTTGGGAAGCTGACAGTGAAACCTGAACCTTACAGTGCACTGAGGGAACTTTGCTCCAATTGAGTCAGTTGAGCACTTTTTCCACATATGCAGCATTGAACAGTGGTTTTCAGCACCTGGTGCTGCACTCTGTAAATATGCTCTTCATTATCTGCCAgagaaattatatttttctgttgcattttGTATAAAATATAGTTAATAAAAGTTATGGAGAACATATGGCTGCATTTATTTGGTAGGATTGAACACTAAGTCTACACTTACAACTTGTAATTTAGAAACCGATCACCTTCAAAAAGCTGTCATGtcatacacatttttattttagacaGGCATTTTATCAgcttctgctctgtttctgtgtgagggGTTCTTTTGGCTTCCTCTCACCCTGAAGAGCTGTGAGGGGTCCACATATGTCCAAAGACAAGATCCTTACTGAAACCTGTTGAAGGatagaagcagaagaagaggttGGAGGAGGCCACTgcgtccagcaggtggcagtaaAGTGGAGCAAAGACGGGGTCCTTCTGAGTTAAAGGATGGAAGGAGGACAAGGAGAAGAAGTTGCAAAGATGTGCGCATGCTCCGTACATTAAGTCCTCCACCGACGGACCCCGGTAGAGACGgtaagtgttgttgttgtctctgtGCCGTTGTTAACGGCCTGTGAGTGTTTTCTCGGACTGCTGTGAGACGTGGTCCCTGACTCGGAGAGctggctgcagctgtgttggGTCAGTCCGCAGGTACGTGAAGTTACCGAGCGACGGCTGGAGGAGACGTCCAGCTGTTAGACGGACGTGTCCGTGGAGAgggttttttaaattattattattgttctcTAAATGTTGTTATTTCTTTGTGGAACCAGAGACTCAGCGGCCCCCTCACCGAGCTGCTAATGTTAGCCGCCACCGCGTCTACAGGACACCGACCTAACTTTAGCTTAGCCTCCATTTTCCTTTTAGCACTAACGTCAGGCCAGACTCTGTTCCCCGGTGTGAACTGTAACACAGGACACCGTCCTCACATCAAAACCTTTGCCATGTCTAACGGTGGTTGCTAATGCtgtaacatacagtaaatgaagAAGTTTccaagtccccccccccccaaaaaaaaactgatcaaagTTTTATCACATCTTATTTTGACATTCCTGACTGCCAGCTGCTTTGGTGGAAGATCTACACCTATTAGATACCACACTTATAACATCTTGTTTAAAGAAATGTTCCTTGGTGAATCAGATTCATGTCATGTTTAAAGAGTCAGTTTTGTTGCAGTAGTTTGGTGTAACTTTGTCTTCAGACTGTTTCAAGAGTTGTACAGCTGAAATCTTGCTGCCTGCAAGTCTGTGCCTGtaaatcagtgttttatcaGAGCTCTGTTAGTcctcacagtttgtttttcttcaggatATTTTCCCATCATGCTGCAGTTGTGAGTAGACTGGTTAAAGGTCTATAGTCAGTCTTGTGTAGATAAAGGCTAGAGTCACACAGCCTGACTGactgtgtttagtgtgtgtgtgtgtgtggttctggGTTTACTGAGCAGCTCTTTTCTTCCCAGAAACGGTTTTAACGGTTCAAGATGACGACTTCGTGGAGCGACCGTCTGCAGAACTATGCCGACCTGCCGGCCAACATGGACGGTGTGGCCATGAAGAAGTATCGACGCGAAGCCCACCACAGGTACGTGGTCCTCAGCCAGCCAAGAGTGCTGCTGATGTACTTAACGCGGACAAGTCCTTCTGTTCCTGACGCAAAGTTTACGGTCACACCAGTGTTACAGTCTGTTTTCCAgtttctgatgtgtgtgttattgagTTTTGTTTGGTATCAGATATTTGTAAAGCATCAGCAACTGAGTAATCTTTGTTGTTTGGTGACGGTCTAACATGAACCTGAATTTTCGGTAATTATGAAAGTAAACTAGGAacccatttaaaaaatgacctCTTCTTATAGGCAACAACCAcgctgtgtttttattacagCTTTCATAAAATAAACTACTGGTAAATAAGCAACATGCTTGATTTGTGAAACATAGGAGTTTAGATGAATATCACAGTTTAATTTTCTCTATAAAATAGTAAAATTTGCACTACTAAAATCAGTGCAACTAAACACTACATAGTTTACCTGCCTTCAATATCTTTAAATCTCATACACGCCTTACCTCTACCCCCAGTTCTCCCATCAGTTTTAATATCCATATCCAAAGCCATTCTTAAATATGGATATTAGAATTTGAAATCGAATGAAATGGGCTGAAAACACATCTCAAATCCTATA
This region includes:
- the wbp1la gene encoding WW domain binding protein 1-like a, with translation MGSLKFNVGQEESATTTTVSEANLVCQGVNNQSYICELGHCCGETQCCSYYYELWWFWLVWTLIIILTCCCVCQHWRSKQRFQQQRRQNEINLIAYREAHNNSQLPLYLRFLPSSLLPAYEEVFDRPATPPPPYTPPQPEPAPTDPPEESACPHMAVSVPSDADAALPATPEATQTHLHSAYNPNKDSTPGRYRRFTGDSGIEVCDGQELWDQHGFIEREEETEERGIGHVEDPCDRCDPGTCEHSDPVIHENTDEHTEPQSQR